The Sulfolobus islandicus Y.N.15.51 sequence AGAAAAGGAAATAAACAAGTAAGGAGAAAAACAACATAAGCTCATAGAAAACATGGGGATAAAACCCCATCTACAAGGCTAGCTGTGAAGCCCCTAGAACGATCTAACAAGAGGGGATAAAAACCCCCGAGTAGGAGGTTGTAACAAAATACTCTAGGGGCTGAAACACTTAACACTATGCAAAGAAAACAAGGTATTATGAGAACAAAAAATATCTCGAGAAACGCGTAATACACAAGCATGGGGAGTGTTCTTATGCAGTCATCTTATTCGAGAACTTATAGTAAAATTATATCAGAGTTTCTCTAATATTCTGTACTCCCCTCAAGTAAGCCTCGTTCAAGGGAGTCTTCTCCCTTGAATAAATTACTGGATACATGACATTAAGTAAGGCAAGACTATAATCAACCATTCTCTCACTCCTATTGACAGCCCTAGTGTCCCTAGCCAACCTAGCCAAATGAGCCCTACAGTAAGAGTTATAACTCTCAACCGTATAAGTGTACTTCTTACTTGCAACGTGATTGTCAAGGACTTGATAAACAGAGTAATCATCAGTGTAATTAACCTCACTCTTAGGCAGAGAATTCAAGAGAAAACTAAAAGTCTTATAATCCCTATCACCCGTAGTAAAGAAGGGTAAACCATCAGCTAAGGCATTCCAAATCCACAAGTTCTCCCTCTTGGAACCATGCCTAACCCTAAGGTAAGTCCAACTCTCGTCAAATACCGTGACTTTTGCGGTAAAGCTTTTTAGTTGCTCTTGTAGGACTAATAAATTAACGTATGCCACTATTCCTTTTCTCTTTATCAGACTGTAAACTGTAGTTAAAGGTTTTCCCTCAACTTTAGCTATTCCCCTCATGCTCATCCTATTCAAGTACTCCTTCAAGATCCTCTCCTTTTGCTCCCTACTCATCCTACGACTATTAGCATCGTAGAAAGTCCTTCTGCAGACATTACACTTGTACTTTGTCTTACCTCTTGATGAACCATTCTTGATCACCTTGTCCGACTTACAAGATGGACAGTTTGGCCTAATCTCCCTCCTCTTCCTTACACCCAATTTCCTAGTGTAGTAATAAATTGTTGATGGCGGTATTCCAAGCTTAGTTATTGGCACTCCCAACAAGTATGCAGCTATTGCCATTGAGATCCTTTCTAGATCGTGTTTTCTAGGCTTAACCTTTAAATTCTCTAAAATCAATACTATTAATTGTGTGAGGGTGACGAGGTCCATTCTCGTCTCCCCTATACAATCTCGTCACCCTCACACAAGAAGTTTTCTCACGAAGACTTATAATCTTAACATATATTTAATATTTTTACTATTCAATATCGAATAAGATGACTGCATGAGAACACCCCCCAAGCATGGAATTAAAAGTTACAAACAAGGCCTTCGCAATTGATATTTCACAAAGCAAACTAACAGCAGCAAAGGGAGAACTAGTAGTAGAACAAGAAAAATCAGCAGTATACGTCAAGGAGGTAAAGGAATTCAACCACGACAACGAGGGAATAGAGGAACTAATTAAATTCCTAGGAGAATATAAGGAAGGAATAATAGAGGCAACTGGAATATATTACTTCTACCTACACGAAAAACTAACGGAAAAAGGATACAAGGTAACAGTAATAAACCCACTACACCTAACAGAAATACTAGGGAAAAAGACAGACAAACTCGACGCACAAAGGTTACTAGTAGCACACATGACCGGAGTAATCAAGGGATCATACATACCAACAGGAGAAATAATGGAGCTAAGAGAACTAACGAGATATAGGGAAAGCTTAGTAGAGAAGACAACACAAGTAAAGAACGAGATAAGGAAAATATTAGAATTCGCGGGATATAAAATACAACCATTCGACAAGAAGGGAAGAAAACTACTTGAAAAGCTAGTAAAGGGGGAGGGACTAAGCAAGGAAGAGAAGGAGGAACTAAAAGAAAAACTAGGGAGAAACTTAAACGACGCGGAAAACTAGCGTTAAAACAATTAGTTGAACTGTTAAAAAACTTGGAGAAAATGATTAAGGAGGTTGAGGATATGATAATTTCCAAGATTCCAAAACCAGTAATTGAGTTGAGTAAGATCCCCGGGATTGGTTTGATTAGTGCTGCAACTATTTACGCTGAGTTCGGTGATGTTTCCCGTTTTTCCAGTTCTAAGGCTGCTAGGGCTTATGCAAGCTTTGCACCCAAAACTAAGCAGAGTGGTGATAGCGAGTCTCACTCCGGTATGATTAGGGGTAATAAGTATTTGCGTAGAGCTCTCTACTTGGTTGCCAAGGTTGCTAGGGGTCTTGAGCCTTTTAAAGGGTATTATGAGAGGCTTATTGCTAGGGGGAAGAGTGTTACTCAAGCTACTTGTGCTCTTGCCGGAAAGCTTGCAAGCATTTGTTATCATGTTATAAAGGACGGTGTTTACAAGGGAGTTGTCAAGAAGAGTTTTAGGATTCCTAGGGGTAAGGAAGTTAATGTCAAGGACTTCGACGTGGGAGACGCGCTAGACTCGTTATCCCCATAGGTTTGTTAGAGGCGTCAGCATGTAGTGCCTTGTAGCCCTAACAGATTCCCCAAAAGTACGCTTCACAGCAGAGAATAAGGACTCAATCCTCCACCTAACACCGTAACCCCTCTCCTCCCTCCAACGATTATAACCCAACCTCTTGAACTCCCTTACAGCCTTTCTCCTAGCAGGATGACCGCGTCTAGTGGAGGCGTTCTCCCTAGGTGGAACAACAACCTCAACCCCAGTCTTGTAAACCTCATTAGCATCATAAGCTTTATCTCCATAAAACTTCTTGACCTTCTTTCCCTTATCTTGTAAATCCTTAACCGTCTTAACTGCAGTCTGAACCTCGTTGCTGGTTACTTCAGCGTTTATTACGTTGAATTGGTCCTTATCCATTACTATTTCGATCTTGAGGAATTTTGAGTCCTTGGTTTTTCCCCATTTTGCAATTGTCCTCCCTTGTTTGTGCTTATTCCCGTTGCGTCTGCTATTACTTCAAGTTGGTCATTTGCCTCTGGGAATTTTATGTTCATGTTTCTTACTCTTTCCCATATTGTTGAGTAGTCTAGGCTTGTTGGGATGATTTTCAGTCTTTCTAATGCTCTCAATACTCCTTCTATGGCCCTATAAGGTAGGAACAAGTGCAGGAACGCTAGGAAGTCGTTGAACTCCTTTGGCGCCTTGTAGGTTTTCTTGGCATTCCTATTCTCTTCTGCTAGTAATTCCCACCAGTGTTGGAAGACGTAGAAGGGGAACATTAGCTCGTATCTAGTTATAACGTTCTCGTCGTACTTGCTCCAATCCCTCTTGTACTTACTCTTTCCCATGAGTAATACTCGGTATAATTATTTATAAATTTTTGTATAATTCTGAAGTAACCCACAAAGCAGGAATTTACTGTTATCAATTCCCGGATAGTTAGCAGCTATTAGATAACGAACAGAGTTATTGCTAACCTTTTTCAGAATTAACCCATTATATGCTACGATTATACTTCCATTATTATTTTCATAAGCAAGAATCTTTTTCCCATCCAAGCTATAATATGTAGATATTCCAGTAATGTTTGAAAAAATTTGTTGAGGCTCCAGAGATACATTATAACTAAGAATTGTATGAGAATTTGGATTTATTGTATACATTGTTACTAACTTTAGTGATAAGTTATAAATAAAAATGTAAATAATATAATATGTAATATTATCATGTATAACCTTGTATTCTAGAAAGACCGGAGTCATCAAACATTACTCGGTAACAGTTACTTAAAAAATAGCCTAAAGTCATGTAGACTGGTAGTCGAAAATCAGAGAGAGGTTTTTAAAAGTGTTCTAAGAAAGGGATTTCAGCAAGTGACCTAAAAATGAACACCAAAAAAATGTTAAAAGAATACAATAAAAAAGTGAAAAGAAAAGGATTAGCTGGATTAGACACAGCAATAATATTGATAGCATTCATAATAACTGCATCAGTGTTAGCTTACGTAGCCATAAATATGGGATTATTTGTGACACAAAAAGCCAAATCCACTATAGATAAAGGAGAAGAGACAGCGTCAACAGCATTAACGTTATCGGGCTCTGTGCTATACGCTGTTAACTATCCATCAAATACGCGAAGTTATTGGATATACTTCACAGTATCTCCCAGTTCTGGAGTATCCAGCGTGGAATTGTCACCTAGTACTACAGCTATTTCATTTACCGCCTCTGTTGAAGGGATATCATATTCAAATATATATAAATACACCTTATTAACAGTATCACCATCTGAACTAGCAAATCAAGTATACGCGAATGGACAATATCTAGATCTGGTTAACCAGCAGACAAATGCAGGTCAAACATACGTATATTACCCAAATCCCTACTATGCCTTACTAGCGCTTAACTATACTTTGTCGAAAATAGATAAAGTATCTCCATCCCCCTTATACATTACTACTACAACTCCCTCTTCAGCAACTCAAACATATCCATTCCTAGCGCATGATAACATGTTTACTTTCACTCTAAATATTAGCGGCACATTAGTAACTTACTATGCGTTTGTTAATCAAACATTTGCATTTACTTATCCAGTCGCTGGAGATCCGTTAATAGGTAGTGCAATTGCCCCCGCTGGATCAGTAATCGGAGTAATGATCTTGTTTGGGCCAGATTTAGGAAGTCATGTATTTCAATATCAGACAATAACAATACAAATCACACCTAACATAGGGTCCCCTCTCACAATATCTGAATACGTGTATCAACCAGAAGGCAGTGTATCGGTAATAGGGTGAGATCAGAGTGCAAAAAATAGGTAATAAAAAGGTATCATTCTTTTTTTCCCACTTTATAACATTCATGAGGTGAAGAATGATAAATTTAAACTTACTTGAATTGGAACAACTAATGGAATCTCCCCTATTTATTTTACTGATTAGCATAAGCATACCCTTGGCAGCATTCTTTATATCCTTTTTTAAGATAGTATTTCCACGAATAACTAGGCCTAAGAATACACAACCACCACAAACTGCTTCTACTACACAACAAAATCAGCAACAACAGCAAATTACGACCAATTCTAGCAAGGAGATTGAAGAGCTTCTTAAGAACCTAATAAATAGAATGGATAAATATCAAAGTGATCTGGTAAATGTTCTAAATGGGTCTATGGAAGATTTAAAGCAAACCTTACAGAAATTAAATTCTTCAATTGAAGATGCAGTGTTATCTCTAAAATCCGCTCAGGCTGATTCATCATCACCTTTCAATATCATATCAGAACGGTCTAAAGGCGAACAGAGGCCAGAGGGTAATAAAGAATTAAAGGCTGTAGCTGAAATTGTTGGAACATCCAACATAGATTTGAGTACCTTCATCAGAAATTGTGTATTATTGGAGATTTTGGATTATGATGATTCTAAGTTGACAGCTTTATATGAATTAGGCTACATCTCTGCAGATGATATGTTTATTGTGAACAAGGTGCAATCTTATATTAGGACTAATAATGGAAAGATAAGAGCAAAAGATTTAGCCGATATTGCTATGAATGTAGCTGAAAGTTACTCCTCAGTAACTGCAGAAATGAAAAAGTATCTATTGGTATTGGAGGTAGGGAAGAATGGCTAGCGAAGTGATTAGCGAGACAATAATGTTAATCGTAGCAGTCACATTAGTAGGAGTAGTTGCGGGATCGGTTTTTTCTGTAGTGTCATCCATATCTACTAACATGGTATCATATAGTATATTAC is a genomic window containing:
- a CDS encoding IS1 family transposase translates to MDLVTLTQLIVLILENLKVKPRKHDLERISMAIAAYLLGVPITKLGIPPSTIYYYTRKLGVRKRREIRPNCPSCKSDKVIKNGSSRGKTKYKCNVCRRTFYDANSRRMSREQKERILKEYLNRMSMRGIAKVEGKPLTTVYSLIKRKGIVAYVNLLVLQEQLKSFTAKVTVFDESWTYLRVRHGSKRENLWIWNALADGLPFFTTGDRDYKTFSFLLNSLPKSEVNYTDDYSVYQVLDNHVASKKYTYTVESYNSYCRAHLARLARDTRAVNRSERMVDYSLALLNVMYPVIYSREKTPLNEAYLRGVQNIRETLI
- a CDS encoding archaellin/type IV pilin N-terminal domain-containing protein is translated as MLKEYNKKVKRKGLAGLDTAIILIAFIITASVLAYVAINMGLFVTQKAKSTIDKGEETASTALTLSGSVLYAVNYPSNTRSYWIYFTVSPSSGVSSVELSPSTTAISFTASVEGISYSNIYKYTLLTVSPSELANQVYANGQYLDLVNQQTNAGQTYVYYPNPYYALLALNYTLSKIDKVSPSPLYITTTTPSSATQTYPFLAHDNMFTFTLNISGTLVTYYAFVNQTFAFTYPVAGDPLIGSAIAPAGSVIGVMILFGPDLGSHVFQYQTITIQITPNIGSPLTISEYVYQPEGSVSVIG